One genomic region from Halococcus qingdaonensis encodes:
- a CDS encoding gamma carbonic anhydrase family protein, translating to MVIRSFEGTEPTIHESARVDESAVVIGDVTIEAEASVWPNVTLRGDSGAIVLREGANVQDNAVCHEGCEIGPGATVGHTAIVHAATVGERAMVGMSATVLGDAHIGEESLVAAGSVVTEGMDVPPNTLVAGTPAEIRKEVEDSPWIHAGKHYVELAKRHDRSSERVD from the coding sequence ATGGTCATCCGTTCGTTCGAGGGCACCGAACCCACCATCCACGAGTCGGCGCGCGTCGACGAATCGGCGGTCGTCATCGGCGACGTCACGATCGAGGCCGAGGCGAGCGTCTGGCCGAACGTCACCCTCCGTGGCGATTCGGGCGCGATCGTCCTCCGCGAGGGCGCGAACGTCCAGGACAACGCGGTCTGCCACGAGGGCTGCGAGATCGGCCCCGGCGCGACCGTCGGCCACACGGCCATCGTCCACGCAGCCACGGTCGGCGAGCGCGCGATGGTGGGGATGAGCGCGACCGTGCTCGGCGACGCACACATCGGCGAGGAGAGTCTCGTCGCGGCGGGCAGCGTCGTCACCGAAGGGATGGACGTCCCGCCGAACACGCTCGTCGCCGGGACGCCCGCCGAAATCCGTAAAGAGGTCGAAGATTCACCGTGGATCCATGCCGGCAAACACTACGTCGAGCTGGCGAAACGCCACGACCGCTCGTCCGAGCGCGTCGACTGA